The Coffea arabica cultivar ET-39 chromosome 1e, Coffea Arabica ET-39 HiFi, whole genome shotgun sequence genome has a window encoding:
- the LOC113713462 gene encoding GTP cyclohydrolase 1 produces MGALDEGHFNAELENGVNLGGCVELGLEGGEPETPAIEDAVRVLLQGLGEDINREGIRKTPLRVAKALREGTRGYREKAKDVVHSALFPEVGLDNKIGHAGGAGGLVIVRDLDLFSYCESCLLPFHIKCHVGYVPSGQRVVGLSKFSRVADVFAKRLQDPQRLANEVCKALQHGIKPAGVAVVLQCSHIHFPKFESAFLDSNHEGWIKLLVSSGSGVFEDGKADVWADFLSLLRFRGINTANIHANGSDQCWCPSHSFTKIAPANSAMMSAVASILRSLGEDPSRKELIGTPARFVTWLMNFQNCNLEMKLNGLVRNQRDSMKPDGDISFGEEHLCSELNLPFWSQCEHHLLPFHGVVHIGYYCAAGGIPIGRSLLQSIVHFYGFKLQVQERLTRQIAETASSLLGEDVMVVVEANHTCMISRGIEKFGSNTATIAVLGQFSTDSTARAKFLHSIPNSCQSGL; encoded by the exons ATGGGAGCTTTAGATGAGGGGCATTTCAATGCAGAGCTAGAGAATGGAGTGAACCTTGGGGGATGTGTTGAGCTGGGTTTAGAGGGAGGAGAACCTGAGACCCCTGCCATTGAGGATGCTGTCAGAGTCCTCTTGCAAGGTCTTGGTGAGGATATCAATCGAGAAGGAATCCGAAAGACTCCTCTCCGTGTGGCCAAGGCCCTCAGGGAAGGGACTAGAG GCTATAGAGAAAAGGCAAAGGACGTTGTCCATAGTGCGTTGTTTCCTGAGGTTGGATTGGATAATAAAATTGGGCATGCTGGGGGAGCTGGTGGGCTTGTAATAGTTCGAGATCTAGATCTCTTCTCCTACTGTGAGTCTTGCTTGCTTCCCTTCCATATAAAGTGTCATGTGGGCTATGTTCCATCTGGACAAAGGGTTGTAGGTCTTAGCAAGTTCTCTCGAGTAGCTGATGTTTTTGCAAAACGCCTCCAAGATCCACAGCGTCTAGCAAATGAAGTCTGTAAAGCCTTGCAGCATGGTATCAAACCAGCAGGTGTTGCTGTTGTACTCCAGTGCTCACACATTCACTTTCCCAAATTTGAGTCAGCCTTTCTTGATTCAAACCATGAAGGATGGATAAAGTTACTTGTAAGTTCGGGTTCTGGAGTGTTTGAAGATGGGAAAGCTGATGTTTGGGCCGACTTTCTCAGCCTCTTAAGGTTCAGAGGCATAAACACAGCGAATATACATGCTAATGGCTCTGACCAGTGTTGGTGCCCATCTCATTCTTTTACAAAGATAGCTCCAGCCAATTCAGCAATGATGAGTGCTGTAGCTTCAATTCTTCGGTCTCTTGGTGAAGACCCATCAAGAAAAGAGCTTATAGGAACCCCTGCTCGCTTTGTGACCTGGCTGATGAACTTTCAAAATTGTAATTTGGAGATGAAGCTGAATGGGTTAGTTCGAAATCAAAGAGATTCCATGAAGCCTGATGGCGATATCAGCTTTGGTGAAGAACATTTATGTTCGGAGCTGAATTTGCCATTCTGGTCCCAGTGTGAACACCATCTACTTCCTTTTCATGGTGTTGTGCATATAGGCTATTATTGTGCTGCGGGTGGCATTCCAATTGGAAGATCCTTGTTACAGTCAATAGTACATTTCTATGGCTTCAAACTCCAAGTACAAGAGAGGCTCACCAGGCAAATTGCTGAAACTGCGTCATCCCTTTTGGGTGAAGATGTAATGGTGGTGGTGGAAGCTAACCACACTTGTATGATCTCTAGAGGAATTGAAAAGTTTGGCAGCAATACTGCTACAATTGCTGTCTTGGGCCAATTTTCAACCGACTCTACTGCAAGGGCTAAATTTTTGCACAGCATTCCAAACTCTTGTCAATCTGGATTATGA